The following are encoded together in the Pygocentrus nattereri isolate fPygNat1 chromosome 3, fPygNat1.pri, whole genome shotgun sequence genome:
- the rbfa gene encoding putative ribosome-binding factor A, mitochondrial: protein MLALNSNWIRKCSFRRHVSGIVAMLCEAKLDTPHQHQNLRKSTERPVGLLSAAANFHTSALQRRNLLTKMLFRKKKKRWYETPPLRQPLPTAQSGFLTPVKKKNQEDSQRVRTLNIIVYKAVLDLLASHEVNAEIPSYSVEITKVSFTADFSSCRIYWKTSWSADGDNQIQHALDRSAPRIRYLLMSLQILSNVPPLVFVRDKKYAALQEVENLLEIADYGPSEDSGNLSLGGKDSDVNEDQPFKSRLHSVEPLDKKRPLWFGIDHDALHKQIEDYKQRSRDTHPESASSAGLTQEQLDMLVQIRKQKLMEKQKRKSKRLTDDDITPKAFLLARQLQKEEQEDERSSEHALEDSQVSELRTEYKKKN from the exons ATGTTAGCTCTGAACAGTAACTGGATTCGTAAATGTTCGTTTCGTCGACATGTCAGCGGAATAGTCGCAATGCTGTGTGAAGCGAAACTGGACACGCCGCACCAGCATCAAAACCTCAGAAAATCTACAGAAAGGCCGGTTGGACTGCTGTCAGCAGCCGCTAACTTCCACACATCAGCGCTTCAGCGCCGGAATTTACTGACGAAGATGCTCTTCAGAAAGAA GAAGAAAAGGTGGTATGAAACTCCTCCGCTGAGGCAG CCTTTACCCACTGCTCAGTCTGGCTTCCTGACTCCAGTCAAGAAGAAAAACCAAGAGGACAGTCAGCGAGTGCGGACACTGAACATTATCGTCTATAAGGCTGTTTTGGACCTGCTGGCCTCTCATGAGGTCAATGCTGAGATCCCCAGTTATAGTGTGGAGATTACTAAA GTTTCGTTCACAGCAGATTTCTCTTCTTGTCGAATCTACTGGAAGACGAGTTGGTCTGCTGATGGAGACAACCAGATCCAGCATGCTCTGGACAGGAGTGCCCCTCGTATacg atACCTTCTCATGTCTCTACAAATTTTGAGCAATGTTCCCCCTTTAGTTTTCGTCCGAGATAAAAAATATGCTGCCCTGCAAGAG GTTGAAAACCTTCTCGAGATTGCAGACTATGGGCCAAGTGAAGACTCAGGAAATCTGTCTCTTGGTGGAAAAGACTCTGA tgtgaaTGAAGACCAACCCTTTAAGTCAAGACTGCATTCTGTGGAACCTCTGGACAAGAAGAGACCTTTGTGGTTTGGCATTGATCATGACGCCCTGCATAAACAGATTGAAGACTATAAACAACGGTCCAGAGACACTCATCCAGAAAGCGCCAGCTCTGCAGGGCTAACTCAGGAACAGCTAGACATGTTAGTACAGATCCGGAAGCAGAAGCTCATGGAGAAGCAGAAACGTAAATCGAAGAGGTTGACAGATGACGATATTACCCCTAAAGCGTTTCTGCTCGCAAGGCAACTTCagaaggaggagcaggaggacgAGCGTAGCAGTGAACATGCCTTAGAGGACAGCCAGGTTTCAGAACTGAGGACAGAGTACAAGAAGAAGaactga